The Gemmatimonadota bacterium region CTCCCAGAGGTAGTCGCCGGTGGCGTGGCGAAACTGCCTGATGAGCAGCACGCGCGGATCGGCGTCCTGCACCGGATCGAGAAACGGCAGCACCGCCGACGCCCCCGGATGCCGCAGCATCTCGAGGTCACCGACGTTGCCATTGGGAAAGCGCACCGTGTCGATGTCGAGGGAGACGATGCGGCCGGAGTAGACGCGGCGGGTGGAGAGCAGTGCCATGCGGAAGGCTCGTCGATGGGATGATGGATGATAGATGATGGATGATAGATGTGTCGCAGTGATATCGACCGCACGCGACAGCATCCATCATCCATCATCCATCATCCTGCTATTTTTCGTACGTCTGCACCTCCACCGGTCCCAACCCCAGCTTCTCGATCCCGGCGCGGATCTTCGCCAGGTCACCCACGACGACCACGGTCATCTCGGCGGGATTCAGTCGCAGCTTTGCCATCCGCTGCGCGTCGGCGGTGGTGACGCCGTTGATCCGTGCGAGTTCGGCCGGGATGGTGGCGAGCGGCAACCGGAAGAGCAGTGCCGTGCTCATCGCGCCGGCAACCTGGCCCGCCGTCTCGTAGTCCGAGAGCGATCCGAGCACGAGGTAGTTCCGTGCGCGGCCGACTTCGGTGTCGGTGACGCCCTTGTCGCGCATGGCGGCGATCTCACGGAAGATCACCGCGAGCGACGAATCGGTCACGTCGGTGCGGACGTCGGTCGAGATGATGAACGGACCGGCGACCGGCGCGAACGCGAAGTTCGACCCGGCGCCGTACGTGTAGCCGAGCTGCTCGCGGAGCAGGTCGTTGAGCCGCGACGAGAAGGAGCCGCCGAGGATGGTGTTCATCACCACGGCCGCCGGGTAGTCCGGGTCGGTGCGCGACATTCCCGGCCCGCCGATCATGATCACCGACTGGGCGGCGTCGGGCTTGTCAACCAGGATCACGCGCGCCTTCCACTGGGTCGGACCCGACACGTCGCGCGCCGGCACCGAGGAGAGAATCACCGACGGGGCCTTCCAGCCGCTGAAGTGCTTGGCGGCCCAGCGCACCGCTTCCTGGAGCGTGACGTCGCCGCTCAGCACCAGCGTGGTGCGGCGCGGATCGGCGGCGGTGTTCCACCAGCCGCGCACGGCGACCGAGTCGAACTGGCTGACCGAGGCCGAATCGCCGTTGATGTTGCCGTGGTACGGGTGCGACGCCGGGAAGAGATTCCGGTAGAACACCTTGGTTGCCACGGCGCGCGGCGAGTCCTTGGCGCTGGTGAAGCCCGCCAGGCGCAACGCGCGCTGCCGATTGATGTCGACGCTCGAGAAGGTCGGCTTGAGGAGCATCAAGGCCATCAACTGGAAGCCGCGATCAACCGAGCGCTTCGGCACCGAGAGGGAGAGCGTGACGTTCTCGTACCCCGCCGCTGCGCGCAACGAGGCGCCGATGAAGTCCGTCTCCTCGGCCAACTGCAGCGCCGTCATGCCCCCCGCACCCTCACCAAGCAACCCCGCCGTGAAGGTGGCGAGGCCCGGCGCGGTGCCGCGGAGCCTGGCCCCGCCGTTGATGATCAACCGCGCCTCGACCAGCGGCACTTCAGCATTGCGGGCCACCTGGATCTT contains the following coding sequences:
- a CDS encoding insulinase family protein; this encodes MKHTAMVLRVVMAAAVMVAPLSAQVTTAPALGPAPKLSVPVVQTASLPNGLKIQVARNAEVPLVEARLIINGGARLRGTAPGLATFTAGLLGEGAGGMTALQLAEETDFIGASLRAAAGYENVTLSLSVPKRSVDRGFQLMALMLLKPTFSSVDINRQRALRLAGFTSAKDSPRAVATKVFYRNLFPASHPYHGNINGDSASVSQFDSVAVRGWWNTAADPRRTTLVLSGDVTLQEAVRWAAKHFSGWKAPSVILSSVPARDVSGPTQWKARVILVDKPDAAQSVIMIGGPGMSRTDPDYPAAVVMNTILGGSFSSRLNDLLREQLGYTYGAGSNFAFAPVAGPFIISTDVRTDVTDSSLAVIFREIAAMRDKGVTDTEVGRARNYLVLGSLSDYETAGQVAGAMSTALLFRLPLATIPAELARINGVTTADAQRMAKLRLNPAEMTVVVVGDLAKIRAGIEKLGLGPVEVQTYEK